Proteins from a single region of Hydrogenobacter hydrogenophilus:
- a CDS encoding CZB domain-containing protein: MIEEIIAQHELYLKRLKFAILHRKEFQHKDCGRKGLENACHFGKKLYTEILPTLQDASDEVKRIVMEIEEFHCEFHEVSKTINPLNPLQEQVNSMKTVSLRLYQKLLQLKSLLK; the protein is encoded by the coding sequence ATGATAGAAGAAATTATTGCTCAGCATGAGCTATACCTCAAAAGGCTAAAATTTGCTATTCTTCATAGAAAAGAATTTCAACACAAAGACTGTGGGCGCAAAGGATTGGAGAATGCGTGCCATTTTGGAAAGAAGTTATACACGGAAATACTTCCTACACTCCAAGATGCATCTGATGAAGTAAAGAGAATAGTCATGGAAATAGAAGAGTTTCATTGTGAATTTCACGAAGTTTCAAAAACCATAAACCCCCTTAACCCTCTGCAGGAACAAGTAAATTCTATGAAAACAGTATCCCTCCGTCTTTATCAAAAATTGCTTCAACTCAAATCTCTTCTTAAATAA